In a genomic window of Pontibacter liquoris:
- a CDS encoding TrmH family RNA methyltransferase — protein MLSKAVVKYIKSLQVKKYRNQHQAFVVEGAKSVLELLRADFQLEYLFVTEDFYAAHARQLDQGFPFEIVTEAELVRAGSYASNNAALAVARMRQLPPLAVQPEELVLALDDIRDPGNMGTIIRIADWYGIRTVVCSEACADFYNPKVIAATMGSFTRVNVYFKDLANWLQQLGPDYSIYGASLAGENIHTMPLEPRGIVVMGNEANGIRPEVAQQVNRLLKIPAYGQAESLNVATATAIIIDNFRRSA, from the coding sequence ATGTTGTCAAAAGCAGTTGTAAAGTACATCAAATCCCTGCAAGTAAAAAAATACCGTAACCAACACCAAGCCTTTGTGGTGGAGGGCGCCAAAAGTGTGTTGGAGCTGCTACGCGCTGATTTTCAGCTGGAGTACTTGTTTGTGACCGAAGACTTTTATGCAGCGCATGCCCGGCAGCTGGACCAGGGGTTTCCCTTTGAAATTGTGACAGAAGCGGAACTGGTACGCGCCGGCTCCTACGCCTCTAATAACGCAGCACTGGCCGTAGCCCGTATGCGGCAGCTGCCGCCGCTGGCCGTACAACCCGAAGAGCTGGTGCTGGCCCTGGACGATATCCGGGACCCCGGTAATATGGGCACCATTATCCGCATTGCCGATTGGTATGGCATCCGCACAGTGGTTTGCTCCGAAGCCTGCGCCGATTTTTATAACCCCAAAGTAATTGCCGCTACCATGGGTTCCTTTACCCGGGTGAACGTTTATTTTAAGGACCTGGCAAACTGGCTGCAGCAGCTGGGGCCGGACTATAGTATTTATGGAGCATCCTTGGCAGGCGAGAACATCCATACTATGCCCTTAGAGCCGCGGGGTATTGTGGTGATGGGCAACGAGGCTAATGGCATCCGGCCGGAAGTAGCGCAGCAGGTAAACAGGCTGCTGAAGATCCCGGCCTATGGCCAGGCAGAATCACTGAATGTCGCTACCGCCACAGCCATCATCATCGATAATTTCAGACGGTCGGCTTAA